The genomic stretch TCCGGTCGGTCCCTGAGGGCCTCTAGGTCCAGTCGGTCCGGTTGGTCCCTGAGGGCCTCTAGGGCCTGTTGGTCCTGGACAGCCTCGGGGGCCTGGGCAACAGCATTCATCACAGCAGCGTCTATCATCCCAATTTCTGCAATTATTCATTATAACTCCCTCCTGTTAAGGTGTGATATTGTGATTTTCTGCTTATAAGCGTTCTATACAAGATAAAAATCAGAATATAAAGGACTTTCGTTCTCCTTTATACCTTATGATATGTATTAAATGACAAGTTTGTTAGGAAATGGTTGAACTTAATAATAGCGTCAAAATCACTGCGAATTGGAAAGGAAATATTCCGGATGATTGTAGGTGGATTACTGGATTTATAGATAGCGCGAGCGTCAAAGCCAAGGCTTGCCCCATAGGCTTATAGAATTTGTCACAATATAAAATACTCCTTTTCGATAAGCGCAAAACTTATCAAAAAGGAGTGTCTATCATAAACGAACAAGCCGTTTTATTCTTATGGTATAAGGTCAAAAGAACTTTCATAATAGATACCGATCAATAGATATTAGCTTTTATTTCATCAATCAGAGCATTTAGCCCCAATTCATTGCAATCGTTAATAAGTCCCATAGTAATAAAATTGCCGAAGAATTTTTTTGCCTCAGTTTTATCATTCATATTTAATGATTGGATTGTTTTTTCAATCAAACTCAAAATTTCATTATTAATTTCACTATTTTTAGTATAGTGCATAGATAACTTTTGCAGTTCCTTGATGACTGGTTCGTTCAGACCGCCTGCCATAAGGTTCATCGTTTGTGTACCGGAAGAAGATTCCTTTTCTTTGTCGGAATTATCTATGATCTTTCCATCCCCAAGAAAGCTGATTTGAAGGCTTGAGTTCGTATACCTTTTTGAAATAAGATCGCTGATCAGGTCGTAGGCCTGACGGGTAAATTCCTCATTATTACAAACAAAAGAGTAAATTTTACCGGAGCTGATTTCAAAATTGATACCTAAGGAACTTTCCTGCTTCCGATTCCAGTAAAACCAGGCGGCGGGGTAAAGGATCAGAGCCAGCAGTATACCGATGATGCTTGCAGGGCTGGTACCAGACAAAGCTATGAGTAATAAGATGAGAACAAAATGGAATGGAAAAGTTTTATCCGAGCAGCAGTTTCCCAACCATATATGAGAAATATTTGCGGTTTTGATCATATGATTTTCCCATCTAATCGTATTTTCTTCAATAGTTATGGTAGAGTCTGTAAATCTTATATTTGTTTGATTTGTCATGAAATTCCCCTCTATACAATTCCACTATTATTTTCAATGATAGATGCTATAAGAACTGGATTTGTAATCATAATGGTGCCAATGGTATCAAAGCCCATAATTTCCACATAAACGCTGTAATTGCAGCATCTGCACCCCATGGAGTCAAGATCATAGGCTATGAAAGAAAAAGTATTTGTTTCCCTGCTATTCTCATTTCTGCTGTAAACCAGGCTGGAACTGACAGGAGTCGGAGCCGCCTGATTGCTATCTTGCTTAAACAATTGAAACCTTAGATGCATGCGGGCGCTGGAGGTAAGTATATTGCAGGAAAAATTTAAATGAATTACAAAATTCCTGTAGCTGCTGGTATTTATATTAAGTGAAGCTACGTTATATGTAGCGTTTTTTTCTGTATGTTCAGGTAAAATGATTCCTCCCTTAGCGGAACTCTTTATTAAAACCTGGTCTTCGGGGGGTAAATCACAAGAACTCATCTGATTATTTTGTATATACTGGCTTTGGTTAGGTTTTTTGGGCTGGATTGGCTGGGGAAACTGCGGATTCCTATTGGCTGTACTGCGATATGAAAAATTAGGACGGCATGACATACTGAATAAGCGGTTATACATAATGGGCCCGGCTCCTTATTTGAATGCTCATAGATAGAGCATTCAGCCGGGTTTGGCCAAATACTCTATCTATGATAGAAAGTTATTTTATGCAGCTATTGGACATACAGCCCTTGTACCCATCATTTGAACCCGGAATTAGAAGCAGTCGTTATCTACGATAATTGCAGCAAGGGTTGCATTGTGAATTGCAGTAACACCAACCGTAGCAACGCCGGCAACTGTAGCAACAACGCTGTAAGTGCAGCAGTCATCGTCGCACATATCACAGTCACAAACGAAGAAGGAGAAGGAGTCGCTTTCAGTAACAGCAACAAGCCGTGAGAAAGTCCAGATAGGTCCTACGGGAATAGGAGTCAGCACACCTCTGCACTGTTTGAATACCTGGAAATTCAGAGTTAAAACAGCAGCTGTCGTTACGATATTACTTGCAAATTCAAATTTAATGCAAGGGTTCTTTAAACCTTTTGTATCTACGTTTACCGTAGCCAAAGTAAATGCTGCGCCTGCTACTGTTGCTACTGGCAGGGTTACGCCTCCCTGGCTACCGCATTTTAAAATTGTCCTGTTTGGCTTTAAGTGCTTTCTTGACCGTTCACATGTTAAATTACATGTGCAGTCTTCACATTCATCACAATCGCATTCACATATTCTCATATCAAGATCATTCATGATGTGACCTCCATTTTGCTTAATAATTAGGAATGTTTCGTTATACCATCATGGTATACTACATTATATTATAAAGAAGAAAATATGCTACAACTCAATAGACAATATCTCTTACGATGTCATAATTTGGCCACTATTTTCTGCAACTAGCGGATCTTTAAGGTCAAATCCTTATGATCCATAGTAACCAGTAACCGGTAAACATCATGTTTCCATGAAGTTTTTAAACGTTCATCCGTTATTGGTATCACTTCTTTTTGTATCCTTAATGCACCTTCGATAATAAGGCTGCCCAAATCACCGATCTGTACGGTATTTTCACTTATCACTGGTTCCTCGTAGAACATAAGGGACAGAACAGGATATGGGATATCTCCTTCGTAATGATCGGATATAGTGATTTCTTTTCCCTTTTCCAGTACAGCGTTTCTGGTGTAGGATTTAATCCGTTCATCCGGGTAGGCAGCTTCTAAATCCATGGAAATATGGCAGACAGAGGTTCCTAATTGATGGGTCACATGTTTTGCCCGGTAATCAGATCCATCCCTTTGCATGATCTGGGTCCCGCCGTCAAAAAAGGTAGGCAGATTGTGATACCGGGACTGCATGGTCCAAATGTCATACCGGTCTTTTGAAAAGGTTTTTTTCGTATAGGTCTCTACCCCAACGTCTATAAACATGGGTTTCCCATCCTTGTAAATGGTAAAGCTCCCTGTGTCGTTGTGATTATGGCTGTCGTCATTATCCCCGGCTTTTACGGCCAGATAAAGATGCTCATCTCTGGCGATGAAAAGCCCAACGCTTTCATACCAGAAATCCCGGTGGGCAATGGGAGATTTGGCAAAGGAAGTCATTTCCTTATGGGTAAATACAGTCTGTAAACGGTAAAACAGGTTATGCTCCTCAACCGTTAAGGGATCTTCACTGCTTTGGTAATCCTCTGCGGCAAAAGACATAAGCTCCTCATTTTTCGTCCGCTTGCCAAAGAGGTATTCCCTGGCTCCGCATCGTCCGGCAATGGGAGAGCAGTCGGCGAAATTCACGTAATAAACATCATGAATGTGAGCGGTCAGTATGTAGGAGGCAATGTTCCTGATTTTTTCGACTTCGTACGCAGGATTAAAGGCATTATCTGAAATTCCATTTAAAACTTCAAGGCAGTTAAACAGGCATAATCCTGCGTGACGGTAGTATTGGGCGCCTTCATCGCAGCAACCGTCTTCTCCATATTCATCCAGAAAATAATCAATACTTTTGCATGCCTTTTTAAATATATCCTCTTTTTGGTCTTTTGGCAGCTCTCTTGTGAAGGCGGAGAGAAGTACGTTCTGGGTACACCAGACTGTCCAGTTATTCATGTGGCTGGCCCCGTCACCCATCCACCAGAAGTGTTCATTAAGGTAAGGAGTGAAAATCCTCTCCTCAAGGTTTTTATTGATCATCTTTGAGAGGAAGGGAGTGACGGAATCCAGCTCCTGCCTTAAAAGATACTCTGCCACGGCCAGTACGGAGGCGGTTTCCGCTGCAAACAGATCAATGACAGGGCGGGTAACATCAGGAAGGATAAAGGGTGGTGTGTCGCGGATGTAGGAGTTATGGGCAGGAAGCTGCCATGCGTTTTCTTCGCAGATCAAAGAAAGCCCGTTGATGATATCATCAAGAAATCGTCCCCTATATTCTGCGCATTCAGCCAGGACCAGAGCATCAAGAGCGGTCCTTCTTAAGAACAACTTATCCTGAAAACGGCTTCTGTTTCCGTTTCTGGTAAACTCCATGTAATCCACAGCAGTCAGTGAAGGATAATCGAAGTTTAAAAATGCTTCTCCGTTTTTAATGAGGCGGCTCATGAGATCCTCAGGCAGAGAATTCCAGGTATCCCGGTCAGAGGCCTGGGGAAAGGGAGAAAAGCAGGACAAAGGTTTCTTTAACGCATTTGCAAGTTCTGTAATCATGGCATGTACACTCCTTATTTGTTTTCGTCAGGGTTGACGGTATTTTGCTGTATAAATTCACGGGGAGAAAGCCCGGTGACTTTTTTAAAAACTTTACTGAAATAAAAGGCGCTCTCAAAGCCAAGCTGATCAGCGGCCTCATAGATTTTCATATCCTGCTCCAAAAGGAGGGCCTTGGCCCGGTTGATCTTAGCCTGGGCAATGTATTCTGAAAAGCCGGTCCCGCAGTTTTTCTTAAACAGGATGCTTAAATAATTGGGACTTAAGCCGAATACTCCGGCCACTTCGTTTAAGGTGAGTTTTTCTGATACATGGTTATTGATGTACTTTTGTACATTGGTTATAACATGAGCTTTGTAGGTTTTTCGTTTGGATTTCAGCACTTCACAAAGGCCGTCCCGGAAAATCGTCATCCACTCGGCGATCTGCTCCACATTGGTAAAACGATATATGGAGCGGTACCCGTCACTGTAGGAAGAAAAGATCTCTGACATATTTTCTTCTCCGTCGGGAAGAAGGGAAAGCGCTAAGTAAAGAATGTTGCAGGCTCCGTCTGCGGCCTGGGAAAACCGAAGGGGATGTGTTTCAAACAG from Lacrimispora sphenoides JCM 1415 encodes the following:
- a CDS encoding DUF4489 domain-containing protein, whose amino-acid sequence is MYNRLFSMSCRPNFSYRSTANRNPQFPQPIQPKKPNQSQYIQNNQMSSCDLPPEDQVLIKSSAKGGIILPEHTEKNATYNVASLNINTSSYRNFVIHLNFSCNILTSSARMHLRFQLFKQDSNQAAPTPVSSSLVYSRNENSRETNTFSFIAYDLDSMGCRCCNYSVYVEIMGFDTIGTIMITNPVLIASIIENNSGIV
- a CDS encoding DUF4489 domain-containing protein; amino-acid sequence: MNDLDMRICECDCDECEDCTCNLTCERSRKHLKPNRTILKCGSQGGVTLPVATVAGAAFTLATVNVDTKGLKNPCIKFEFASNIVTTAAVLTLNFQVFKQCRGVLTPIPVGPIWTFSRLVAVTESDSFSFFVCDCDMCDDDCCTYSVVATVAGVATVGVTAIHNATLAAIIVDNDCF
- a CDS encoding heparinase II/III domain-containing protein produces the protein MITELANALKKPLSCFSPFPQASDRDTWNSLPEDLMSRLIKNGEAFLNFDYPSLTAVDYMEFTRNGNRSRFQDKLFLRRTALDALVLAECAEYRGRFLDDIINGLSLICEENAWQLPAHNSYIRDTPPFILPDVTRPVIDLFAAETASVLAVAEYLLRQELDSVTPFLSKMINKNLEERIFTPYLNEHFWWMGDGASHMNNWTVWCTQNVLLSAFTRELPKDQKEDIFKKACKSIDYFLDEYGEDGCCDEGAQYYRHAGLCLFNCLEVLNGISDNAFNPAYEVEKIRNIASYILTAHIHDVYYVNFADCSPIAGRCGAREYLFGKRTKNEELMSFAAEDYQSSEDPLTVEEHNLFYRLQTVFTHKEMTSFAKSPIAHRDFWYESVGLFIARDEHLYLAVKAGDNDDSHNHNDTGSFTIYKDGKPMFIDVGVETYTKKTFSKDRYDIWTMQSRYHNLPTFFDGGTQIMQRDGSDYRAKHVTHQLGTSVCHISMDLEAAYPDERIKSYTRNAVLEKGKEITISDHYEGDIPYPVLSLMFYEEPVISENTVQIGDLGSLIIEGALRIQKEVIPITDERLKTSWKHDVYRLLVTMDHKDLTLKIR